The window CCATAGTCTCTCAACACTGCAGTATTGTGGCAGCAATTTCTAGCATGCAGAGGTACAAGAACAGACCTGTAATTAAGATAGCATCGTTGCCAGTGTGGAATTACAATCaggcaaaatagaaaaaaagcTAATTACACTTTAGAGACACATGGTGTGCTTGCATCAACAGCCTTTGGGAGTCAAGGTAATATTTATGCAAATCCCTGGTTTATGTAAACTGCACAAATACTGTTAATTGAGACAGGGCCTACAGTGCCATTTAGAATGTTTTCAATGTATGATTGAGTGAAGACTGCAACTGTGGATgtagaaagtgagggagagagagagcgggagacacaaagagatagatggagagaaagaaagagagagagaaacagagatataGTGATGATGAAGTAGCAGCAGTGTCTGAGTAGCAGGCCAGTGGCCTCACATAAACCAGAACATTAATAATCCATAGGAGGTTTGCTAAAGTAGATACTGACTGGGAGACATCCACAGAATCCTCAGCCTCTCGGTTCTGCTGTGTAATTGTACTGAATAGAAATAATGAATACGTTCTGAACACTGCCAAAAGTCTGCCTTGGCAATGATGGAGAATGTTTGTTTCTGTATGTTATTGTATTATCTAAAATGTATATAGTTTTGGTAGTGAACAACAAATACCCCTTACTTCCAAAGAAACAATCTAATCAATAGCAGGGTGCTGCAAGCTAAAATCAACAGTTCTGTGGCATGGATTATTCATGCCGGTGGAGGTAAAGGAGGTGGAGACCCATGGAGACCTGATACAGTGATAACATTTTGTAAGAGCAAGCCTGAGGCCCAAAGCACACAGAACTGGGCAACAATTTttttgaagaaaataaaaacggCATCGCAACAGCATGAACAAAATTGACTTTAATCTGTGTTGGTTGTCACGTGATGCAAAGATGCCTCACAGgacaaaacaaaacagtaaTACATTCTATGATGACACACCATCCCTTTCTGTCATTTCATTAGAATTCAGAACTTATTATGGGATCCTGTCTTGACTGTTTTCAATTCAGGGTGTATCCACTGCTTTCCAGCTCCCCAGAGATTGACAACAGCCAATTATCAGCTCCCCGAGGCTACAGTGCCCCAGCCTGCtagccctctcccccagtcccagcctcagATCAGAGAGCTTTAGCTGAGGACTTGTGAAAACACTGCTTCTGAGCTGAGCCTGTCCCTATTCCTGCCCATGGTGGAGGAGCCACACACATCTCATGAATAAAGTGAAACACTGCTTTTACAAGGCTTTCCAGAACAACAGGAAGATGACATGGTGCAATAAAAACACGTAGATCGAGGGACTTCTTCTCTGTGGGCTTGTTGGGAAGCAGAAGAACAAAGGAAAACCTTCCTACACAGTGCAGCAGCAATAATGATCATCATGACGTCCTCTCTGTTTAATAATGAAGACAGTGCTGTTTGGAGAGGCTGTCAGTGTACAAAGACAACCCAGCCACTTGACTGGAAGTAcagtgggatggagggatgttGGCGTGTggggggatggaggaatggagtGATAGAATGATGACATgatggggtgggtggaggatggAAGGATAGAGGGGCAAAGCAAAATGAAAAGGTAAGGGTATATGATGATagaagggtggagagatggatttTGAAGTgatggagaagggaggagatagtaagagaaagaaaggatgaCGGAATGCAGGAATAACGATGCTTGAGCATCAGGGGCTGAGATTGCAGAGATCTCTGCAACCCCATGTGCACTCATTGTACTGTAGTATCCCCTCAGGCATGGACAGATACAGTGTAATAGACCATGTCATGAATTTCTAATGTGACCTGGCTTATTGTGATTTAACAGTTTGTCTTGAGCTCATCCTAAAATGAATAGAGCAGAATGAATCAAGATCAAATATATGCTATGATATGTACTGTTTAATCTTATATTACGGTTGTGGTGAAGTTCCTTGTATGGTAACAGATATGGCATGGACTGGACTGTTTGTCCTAGCACTACACAAAGTGTGTGACCAGTGCTGGAGGGTAGACGCCAGCTGGGAACTTTTTTCCCTGAGGCAAAAGATGGTCCGGATACAATCTGCTAACCCAGCAGCGTTTTACATCACAGAAGGCCATTACCCTACCAGAGtcttcacaaacacaaatatgtTCCTTTGTTGTCTTCTCCAACACTCATTACCAAGACACCATGTCCAAGACAATTACACACATATCTATGACCAACCTGTCTGTGTTAGAGCTTTTGCAATAAAGTTGCTTTTATACTGTTCAATGGCAACAATgcccttgagggtttaggttggttgaggggcagttttatgggcatatgtgaagccctctgtgacatgcttacgtgtaaaaagggctatataaatacattcGATTTGATTTGAACAATGTTAAAAGACTGAATTAAACATTACCAGACACTCACATTTAGATGTCAAGCCAAGCCACAAATGAAAGAGAATCAGAAATGAAGCAACCATGCCAGAGTCAACAGAGATCCTTTTCACACGGTGCCAACAGACAACAGACAACAGACCTGGCATGCAGTGTACCTATTCTGAGGAGTCTGTGCAACGATTAGGAAAgaggtggtgggagggagggggtgcgtAGGGTTGCTGTGAAACAGTAATGCTATCTCTAACCACTCACTATCAATAACGTGTAAATCAAATGTCACCCCCCATTCTCGCAATCGAGATGCATATACACCTGCTATAGCTCGTGTGCCCTTGACCAATCAATCATCATACTATCAATCTTATATTTAAACGTGTAGTTGTATCTGGAGAGTGGATCAATCAATCATTAAAACAGGTGGCCAATTGCATCCTAAATTCCCCGATGTGTCTGTGTAAGGCATAGTAGTTGACAGTCACTGCATTCGCTCTAAGGATAAAGATGAATAGGATAGGACAGGCACGTATTTGGTGACCAATGGCCTCGAggacaatgtcataaaaatgaTTTGCTGTTATTTTCAGCTGAGACGATGAGACTAGTTGAGACTATAAGCGCATTTTATAAACGACAGGGTGTCAAATCTTCTCCACTGTATTCCGAGTCAATGTTCAAACCCGAAACATTTACTTCCAAGCAGGATTCCAAGGCGTGCAACTTGAAAAACTAAGATAAAATGGCAATATACAAAATGATACTTAATGTATACTTTTTGTTTAAATAACAGTTAGGCCTTAAGGTCTAAAACGTATAGGCTAACAGAATTACCAGCTTCTCAGCTGCACAAAAGCTGGCACATTTCCACGTTATTGGCTGATACATTATACAACCTAGCAGAGTGAGTAGAATAATTTAAATAACGACCACAGGTATTAAATTAAAATTTTTGCTCATATATGTTTGTATGGGATAAATAGACTTCATTAACAAAAGTTGATAGCCTCCATCACGCAAAATAGCTTAGTTTGTGTTGACCGGTACCCTTCGCTGGAAATTCTCAGTTTGCAAAGATATGCGCAAGCATATGCATTATAAAAACagataaacaaaaacaatgtaTGTATAGGAGTAATTTGTCTTACCTCTCCAGCAAATTCAGAAGTAGCCAAGTCACCAAGCAGAGGACAGGAGTGTAATGACACCAGTACAGTACGTGGTGAAATGAATGGCACGTCAGACGGTGAAAAGATGCAGCGAGTACTCAACACCCAATCAGAAAGTTGGGTTTTGAGTCGCTACTCGCCACATCTTTTCAGGAAAGTTCAAGACAGAACCCTTAGCCTATATACTCATTTTATTCAGAAATATTGTATACAACCACAAACTGATTGAAATAATCCGACTTTATTACGCAGTGCATTACTACAAAATTAACAACACTTGATTTAGGGAGAATCATTAAAAAGCTGggcttttaaaatattttacaataccGGTTCATCTTTGGATAGGTTACGTCTTAGCGTCACAAGACGGTTTGTTGTGGCGGCCTAAATTTGCAGACTACACTATGACACTTGTATCTGCTATATCTGATTACATTTGTACTCTAATGGAGGTGGTCAATACTGTACTTTGACTTGCCTACAAAAATAGACCGATTCTATAAAGACTTCCTTTGTGCAAACATGCAAACAAGTTTTTCGAAATCAGGCTTTTTTTTTGTAGGCAATGAAACTGTGCACACAGGAGTACCTTGGTCTCACACCAATCTACATGGCCCTCTAGTGGGCTATAGGTCTAACTGTTCATGGTGTCAGCCATCTGCTGCTTAGCGGATGTGAGCCATCTCCTCCAGGAAGGGGGTCTTCATGCAGCCAGTGCACAGTTGGTCCATCCACAGGGGCGCCTCGTGCTGCAGCGGGGTACGACGAGGGTAGAATGTGTAGGACAGGTCATAGTTCAACAGGCAGCTGATGGAGGCCATGTACACGTCTGAAAAGCGACACAGACGCCTGGAGAAGTAGGTTGGATTATGACAGGTGCGGAAGATGCTGCCGAATTGAGGATTAAAAAGGTTCTTTGTCATTGCCCTGaaacagggaggagaagagaaggatgagatgaatgaatgaatgaatacaacaGAGGAGATTGTACTAACACTTACAAACCGAGAAGCACAAATCCTGTACCtgagctcctctctctccatcagccaGTCCTGGAGCACCACCATAGACTCTGGATCTCGGTACATCTAAAGCATGGGAAATGGGACAGCAGGGACATTAGAGGATGCTCCAGGAACCAGAGCGTCATTGTTGTCCTGCAGGGTTCCTCCCCTGCAGGGTTCTTCCCCTGCGGGGTTCTTCCCCTGCAGTGTTCCTCCCCTGCAGGGTTCTTCCCCTGCAGAGTTCCTCCCCTGCAGGGTTCCTCCACTGCAGGGTGTCTCACCTGCATGCGCTCCACCAGGCCTGTGAGAGCCTGGAGCCAGGTGAGGCTCTGGGCATACTGCTCGGTGTTCACCACCTTAGTCTCCAGTTCCAGCTCAGGCACTATGGCTCCAGTACGCCAGCCATGACGCAGCATCAGGTCCTGGTTGTgagacacagacaaaacactgttgaccacagtttttttttcttgtctcATGATATACAATAgctatgtgattgtgtgtgtgtgtttcactcaCGGCGAGGTCACTATACAGATGGTCTCCAAAGTAAAGAACTCTGGACCCCCTCCATCCTGTCAGTCTAAGGAAGTCATACAGGTTCCCCTGAAATGCAGACATGGACACAACTCCAATGTGTGCATTTGGATTTGtgtaacatacacacatggaagtgcatgtgtgtatgttaaaGACTGTACCAAAAGTGAGACCATTTCACAGTGAGTGAATGCACAGTCTGAGCGTGCACTGACTTGTTTGTAGACCTGTCCTTTGTCTAAACTGTTAATTTTGTCCCACTGGAGGTCCCCGTTCCCGTCCAAGCGCCTGAACGGTCTGGAGGTGGGCCGATATGATGGAGCCGTCAGTTCAAACCAATGCGTGAGTATTGAGCGTTGAAAGAAACTTTGAAAGAAACTTTAATATAAACAACTGTGGTGATGAAGTTCAATATAATAATACTATTGCTAAGCCTGGTTAATAgaaacactcaacacacacttgACACAATCATTGAAGAAGTGGGGTTTATCTGCTTGAACGATAACCACATCGAAAAAGTCCCTCCAATCCTTTCCTACCATGTACATCATCCCTTTGTCCCTGCAGAGCAGAAAGAACAAGGCAGGTTAGAGTCAGGACAGCAGCACATCCAACATCACCAGACTAGACCAGGTGAACATACAGTACTCACCAGGTccagactgggactgaaaaacagcccgggactttgaaacacagaccggcccacgaccgtatattattattatttttcatgcATTATGCTACGgccgtttgaccggccgttcgggaaatctcccaaCTCTCCAGACGGCCAGTCTGACCCTGGTACTCACACAAAGCTGAAGGGACTGTTGGTGATGaggaacagtttcttcccctgACTGACTAGGCGGTGCAGTACAGCAtatgtctcctcccctctcagaaTGTACTTCTCTACGCACAGGAGCAAGAAAATAGCTAACCCAAAATGTGTAATAGTCAAGCTGTAGAAAATGTGAGTAGCTCTGTACTCTAAGCGGAGCCTAGACAACACAATCAGACTCACCCAGGTCTTGCATGATCCATTTGTACATGTAGCCTTTTATGTGAACCATTCCAATTGCATCCTGAATAAAACAAGGAATAATAAAACAAGGAATATGTATTGTGAACAAAGACATACTCCCAACAGTTTATTTTGAGGAACCGGAGATGTCCTGTACTAAATTACCTCTCTAATAGTTTGTCCTACTAAGTCTTAAACTCAGGTAGATTCTGCCTGAGAATAAAGCTGGCACACCAGGAACCTTCCTACACCAGACAGACAATAGTTTGGGTATCAAAACCCTTTCCCCCTAGGACACTACAATAACAGCTATTGTTCATTATTCCCCTCCTCTGGATTCCTGTGAAGGTTCCCTGAGGTCGTCAGATGTTTGAAGCTCTGATTCAAAGTCTCCCCTGTGCACTGTAGGGGGCATGTTATTTTACGGGGGGAAATATTGTGAGAAACTTTGTGAGAACTCACTGAAACATCTTTGTAGAGGTGAATTGGATCATATTCTATGTTGTTGGATATGAAGAAATCATTTGCCACTGCAAGGAGGGTCATCTCTGGGAGGGAGAAGATGTCCATGAACTGCTTCATTTTGGGGCCCTGACAGTATAATAACAAACAAATACATGTGTTTCAATGGCAAGCTATCACATACACTGATATACAGTACAATTGCAATATTATATAAAATAATACATATAATGTATCATTGCAACTTTTATTAGTATGTCCGAATAGCCTCGCCCGAGTGCCATAGAGTCCATTTGGTAAGGTCACATGGTTCAGAACCATTCCAAAGGACCATGTTAGGAGTCTTTTTCTTTTCACTGATTTCAAACAGAAACAGGAACTCGCTGAGGGGTGACCCTGCAAACAGGACTAATCCCTGACATTACCAGGGAGCCCGGTGCCATGCCAAAAGTATTCTGGGCAGGAATGAGTTTGTGATTGAGGATTAGTGGAAAACAGGGActggagttggggggggggggcattgtgaGTTATGCTACAAACGCTGGAAAATAATTTGAACCTGAGTCAAACACCAAAGTCCCCATTGCACCTGATTAATTAACAGTACCAGACAACAGTATGACTGTCAGACTGTATCTAGAGATCTCATATGACATACTCAGCACAGCTCTGGAAGAATCGTTAATTATGAACAAACATCCGTGGCTGCCACATCTCGTTCCAGATAAGGCTCTAGCCTAGCTATTTGGAGTTATAAAGCTTGTCAGTCAATAGATGGGAAAACAATTCAGCTACCAAAACAAAACTTACATAATACTAATACCTTTTTAAACCAGGGACCTTTTATAATGTTTCTGGCAGATTAAACTGAATGATGTGTTGAATGTGAGATATTTTATAATCCTGCAACCAAGTTGTGATGGTCAAGATAATAAAAAGTActgtaacaacacaacattaaacaGTAGAACATTCTAAAGTGACTTACCTTTCCATAGAAGCCACTGAATTGATGGAGAGGGACATGGTGAGTCCCCTCATAGAGCTGCAGGACCTCTTCATCTGGCACTGGCCTCAGGCCCCTACAGGGTTAACACAGGTGTTTAAGGCCGTTTAcgctgtacatacacacaaggcTGCCTTCACATAGCACCTCTCACCTGTAGACTGTTCCTTTCTGAATGTAATGGAAAGCATCTATCTTCATCAGGAGTCCCTGCATGTCAAAAGACAAGTTCTTGTGCACAGTGATGCCATTTCACCTTTATGTACTGTTTGACAGAGGCTGAAACGATGGGCTGGTATAGATTAAAGCTTACTTTTTGAATATCATAGTGAAGCCCCCGTGCAGCAAAGTTTGGGATGTAATCATATTTGCTGATACCTTCAGGGTACTGTAAAGCACAAACAGACAATGAGCAAAATTGTTCATTGACAATGTAACAGTAACATAAACCCTTTTAATACGTAGACACCTTGTAGTGTTGGACGAGGAAGTCCCGGGCGGTGTTGAAGATCATGGTGTTGAGGGCGTTGGAGTAGAGGGCCAGAGTGTAATCATAGTCAAAGCCATATATGTCCACCTCTGCCAGGCTCACCTCATTGTTGGCATAAATGGTGGAAGAATTGAGCAGGTTACAAACACCTGGAGGAATCAGGTCTGGGGGGAAATGTGGTGGGAAACAGGTTTAGAGCTGCTTCCCATTATAGGACTTGACACTATAGTTATTATAGTGACATTTAGAACACGGTGGTTTGACATGATAGGGGGATTGATGTTAGACATTACTCTGTGAGTGTGTCCAATTGAACCAGTTTAATGGCCTTGTCTTTTGTCAAACTGATAACACAAACAGTGTTTCAGTTCAAAAACTGCTGTGAACACTTCAAATTCTCTGTATCAACCTCAATTGGGGTTTCCCAATATctatcccaaaatatatatatatatatatatatatatatatatatatatatatatatatatatatttatacactaaaacagcaaacacacagacccagatTAAACAGCGGTTACATGATCCGTTTCCCAATCTGTTCCTAAAGCCCTGTCTGGAATAGAACCACCGAACAACATTTATTTCTGAGCAGTGTCTTAGGGAAAGTGGGccatgggagagagggaacagcaTCTGCCAGAGATGGGTATTTACATTAACATCTGACATGATATCAAAATGTTTACCTTGTTATGAGTCTCTAGTTATCCAAAAAATAGATTATGTCTTGAAGCTTCAGTGATTCTGATGTGGAGATACATTTACTAAACTCTGAGTACCTCAGATGGCCAACTATGAGAGAGATAGTGGACTTGCAGTGAACTGTTGATATTATGCTAATATTATGCATATAGGTTGGGCTTAATATGAAGGTAGATTTTATTCATTATTTTGACTGGGAACAGCAACACTTTAGACAGCTTGAACttgtagggggggtgggggggcttttCTATCTACCTGAGTGATATAACTGCATCTCAGTTTGATTTTAAATTTGTCTATTTCAAAACCATTGCATAATTACCATCTGCCATATCTGAACAACTTTGGAACATTTGAAGGTCTTTAAAATAAGTATGACTCTACAAACATTACATGATGAATTAATGGGAATCATGAGAAAACAGGCAGTGTTTGGAATGGCACTTTCTTAGATTACTCACCATGCACAAGACGTTTCATCTCATTATAACGAGCCCACAAGTATGTCTTATGATCCACTTTTAGGGCTGTAGACGAGTACGATCGTCCTAACACAGCGACAGGCTCCTCGGGTCGCTTGAGGCTGTGAACGGCAGGTGCGGAGGGAGCGCTGGGTGACAACACCGCTGGATCCGACCTGCACGAACCTGATTCACAGCCTTCACATTtcttctcttctgctctctggAACCCAGAATATTCATCGCATATTGTGAAAACACAGTTACTTTTCTTTGATCTCGCAGGAGGCGGTGTTCTGCTACCGTTGTTCCATAACGCACGGCTCAGAGAAGTACCCAGTTTCTTAAAGGCCATGATTGATTACCAATTAGTGATTGGCGAGCTTGATATGTTTCGATAAAAACTCTGTTTGGTGCGCTCAGAAGAAAACTAATTCTGCGAAAGTAACATATTTGACTTTCACATTTTCATTAACCACGCCCCATAATATGCTTATCAACTATGTGGGAGGACCTTGAGCTCATTGTTCCAATCAAACGACTTTGCAAAAAAACGGCAGTAAAAGTAATCGAGTGTTGTCCACAAATGAGCCGCATTTTGTGTTTACATTTTATCCTACAAATGCAGAGGGTTAGAATCTCAACAAGACAACACCAATATATTTGCACAGGGTGTGGCTTTATTCTTCATGACATCAGTAGTTCACAGGTCAATCAATGGAAGGTACATAAACACAAATATGAGGACCATTTCAATTGGAGTATTATGTATGGTGACATACCTTTTACAACATTGGACAAAAAGGCAGACCACATAAATACACTTGTCAATAATGGAGTTTGATATGATTATCACATATCATACAAACACATTAAATGTGAAGGAAATTAAATATACAACTTAAACTTATCAGTGCTAAATTAGTCTCAACAGCAAGCACAGACAACGCTTCCATAATCTTTAAAATACACTACATTGTAACTTCTACAGTgctgaaacatttttttaagtGATCTTGTCTGAAACAGAGTGACCAGAGGAAACCAAGGCACTGGAACTTTCATCACAGGAATCACATCACTTAGGAAAGCTCTCTCCTTTCCTGACCCATAGCATTTAAACCAAATTATTAGTATAAGTTAATTATTTTTCTTCAGTTATATTTTTTAAAACAGGAATCACTTACTTTAGATGTCCAAAACATGTACTACTGTAGATACCTTGATGGGCTCAAAGGCTTGAGTGATTATGACCTCCCATTGACCCTGTACAGCGTGAAGCCGGCATTGTAGCATCAGCAAGCTCAAGGTCAGACACTTTTCCAAACCACAAACCTAGAACCAGATTATTTTACATCTCAACCAAAACCACACAGGTTCCAACAGCACCTGTTCCCAGACCAGTGGTTTTGAGGCATCTTGTACTGCCCTAGGAGTTTCAGAGCATCTGACCAGATCAATAGATCAACCCTTAACTAAGAGCTGTCAGTTTAATTTTGTCGAGTCAGACACTCAGGACAAACTCCATGTCCCTTAACCTGAAGCAACTCTGTTGACAGGAAGTGTGGAGGTCGAGAACAGCCTGGGCTCTAGTCCTACCGCAGCTTGGTACCGCCCTCGACTACCTGCATAGCTTGGACATTTTAACATGCCCAAAAAGTTTGTACTTCATTGATCCATTGGTAACTAGCCTGAGGTGGTAAATATATGGCTGTGTCTCTTTTCCATCAGTGATGTGACCACTGACTGTGTGGCTGGGGTGGTAGGTTGCAGCTCAACAGTCTGAGGTATCACAGGGTTAAGGGATCTAACAGTACTGCCAGTAGAAAATGCGAAGAGCGAAAGTAATACGCCTCAAGATAACAGAATTGATTTACATCAAGTCTCTCAAGAAGGCTGTTGTGTTTGTAAAAAGCTCATTTGACCTGGCTAGTTGTCATGGGAGCAGCATGCAGCTCAGGGGTTGC of the Hypomesus transpacificus isolate Combined female chromosome 18, fHypTra1, whole genome shotgun sequence genome contains:
- the LOC124480777 gene encoding 5'-nucleotidase domain-containing protein 2-like; protein product: MAFKKLGTSLSRALWNNGSRTPPPARSKKSNCVFTICDEYSGFQRAEEKKCEGCESGSCRSDPAVLSPSAPSAPAVHSLKRPEEPVAVLGRSYSSTALKVDHKTYLWARYNEMKRLVHDLIPPGVCNLLNSSTIYANNEVSLAEVDIYGFDYDYTLALYSNALNTMIFNTARDFLVQHYKYPEGISKYDYIPNFAARGLHYDIQKGLLMKIDAFHYIQKGTVYRGLRPVPDEEVLQLYEGTHHVPLHQFSGFYGKGPKMKQFMDIFSLPEMTLLAVANDFFISNNIEYDPIHLYKDVSDAIGMVHIKGYMYKWIMQDLEKYILRGEETYAVLHRLVSQGKKLFLITNSPFSFVDKGMMYMVGKDWRDFFDVVIVQADKPHFFNDCVKPFRRLDGNGDLQWDKINSLDKGQVYKQGNLYDFLRLTGWRGSRVLYFGDHLYSDLADLMLRHGWRTGAIVPELELETKVVNTEQYAQSLTWLQALTGLVERMQMYRDPESMVVLQDWLMEREELRAMTKNLFNPQFGSIFRTCHNPTYFSRRLCRFSDVYMASISCLLNYDLSYTFYPRRTPLQHEAPLWMDQLCTGCMKTPFLEEMAHIR